The nucleotide sequence ACCGGAGCACCGGGCTGTCCTGGTCACTCGACGGCGCGGGCGATCACGAACCGGTGGCCGAGGCCGGACTGGAGGCGTTCCTCGGCGAGGTCGCCGATGTCGGCCCGGCGGCGCTGGAACAGACCCGGCTGGTGCTGCGGCTGCCACCGGCGCGGGTCGCGGCGCTGCGGGCGGAGCTCGACGAGCTGCTGGAGCGTTACGTCGCCGAGCCGGTCGTGCCGGGCGCCGAGCCGCTCGCGGTGTACCTGGCGCTCTACCCGGGCGACCCGCCCGGCGAAACGGACCGGACAGCGGCTCCCGGAACGTGGGACACTCGGAAGCAAGATGACTGAAGCCCACACGCCCGTGCCCGCCAGCCCGTCCACCGGTGAACTCGAACTCGAGGAGCGCTCGTCGCTCCGCCGCATCGGCGGCCTGTCCACCGAGCTCACCGACGTCACCGAGGTCGAGTACCGCCGCCTGCGCCTGGAACGGGTGGTGCTGGTCGGAGTCTGGACCGAGGGATCCGCCGAGCGGGCCGAGGCCTCGCTGGCCGAGCTGGCCCGGCTCGCCGAGACCGCGGGCTCCGAGGTGCTTGACGGTCTGGTGCAGCGCCGGTCGACGCCCGACCCGGCGACCTTCATCGGCTCCGGCAAGGTCGACGAGCTCGGCCTCGCGGTCCGCGCGGCCGAGGCCGACACGGTGATCTGCGACGGCGAGCTGTCGCCCGGTCAGCTCCGCCAGCTCGAGGAGCGGCTCAAGGTCAAGGTGATCGACCGGACCGCGCTGATCCTCGACATCTTCGCCCAGCACGCCCGCTCGCGGGACGGGAAGGCGCAGGTCGAGCTGGCCCAGCTGTCGTACCTGCTGCCCCGGCTCCGCGGCTGGGGTGAGGCGCTGTCCCGGCAGGTCGGTGGCCGTGCCGCGGGCGGCGTCGGGATCGGCGGCCGTGGCCCCGGTGAGACGAAGATCGAGCTCGACCGCCGCCGCATCCGCGCGCGCATGTCGAAGCTGCGCCGGGAGATCGCCGCGATGCGCCAGGTCCGGGCGACCCAGCGCGGCAACCGCAAGCGCAACGAGGTCCCCTCGGTCGCGATCGTCGGCTACACCAACGCCGGCAAGTCGAGTCTGCTCAACCAGCTCACCGACGCCGGCGTGCTGGTCGATGACGCACTGTTCGCGACCCTGGACCCGACCACCCGCCGGACCGAGACGGCGGACGGGCGGACCTACACCCTGACCGACACCGTCGGCTTCGTCCGGCACCTGCCGCACCAGCTGATCGAGGCATTCCGGTCGACGCTCGAGGAGGCCGCGCAGGCCGATCTGCTGGTGCACGTGGTCGACGGCTCCGATCCGCTGCCCGACGACCAGATCGCCGCGGTGCGCGAGGTCCTGGTCGAGATCGGCGAGGAGCAGGGCGGCAGCATGCCGACCGAGCTCCTCGTGATCAACAAGGCCGACGCCGCCGGCGACCTGGCCCTCGCGCGGCTCCGGCACGCGCAGCCCGATGCGGTGTTCGTCTCCGCGCACCGGGGTGACGGCATCGACCTGCTCCGGGGGCGGATCGCCGATCTGC is from Pseudonocardia autotrophica and encodes:
- a CDS encoding ArsR/SmtB family transcription factor; translation: MPDARRSATESEIAALSSAVRLRIIRLTHVDALTNAELAARLGRDPATTLHHVRRLVANGFLAAQPARRGARGSREIPYRSTGLSWSLDGAGDHEPVAEAGLEAFLGEVADVGPAALEQTRLVLRLPPARVAALRAELDELLERYVAEPVVPGAEPLAVYLALYPGDPPGETDRTAAPGTWDTRKQDD
- the hflX gene encoding GTPase HflX — encoded protein: MTEAHTPVPASPSTGELELEERSSLRRIGGLSTELTDVTEVEYRRLRLERVVLVGVWTEGSAERAEASLAELARLAETAGSEVLDGLVQRRSTPDPATFIGSGKVDELGLAVRAAEADTVICDGELSPGQLRQLEERLKVKVIDRTALILDIFAQHARSRDGKAQVELAQLSYLLPRLRGWGEALSRQVGGRAAGGVGIGGRGPGETKIELDRRRIRARMSKLRREIAAMRQVRATQRGNRKRNEVPSVAIVGYTNAGKSSLLNQLTDAGVLVDDALFATLDPTTRRTETADGRTYTLTDTVGFVRHLPHQLIEAFRSTLEEAAQADLLVHVVDGSDPLPDDQIAAVREVLVEIGEEQGGSMPTELLVINKADAAGDLALARLRHAQPDAVFVSAHRGDGIDLLRGRIADLLPRPEYDVDLLLPYTEGALVARLHDEGEVLSEEHTPEGTRVRARVGPELGTAVLAFAIAGGPAGADADPDLPATAAGR